From Tenuifilum sp. 4138str, a single genomic window includes:
- a CDS encoding IS110 family transposase encodes MKKFSTHVGIDVSKSTLDVCILKAEGMSVVGMSVVPNTQQGIRRVFRELRHLNAYGDDTLFCFENTGVYSVPLCLCLSEAGLPYWEVPALEIKKSKGITRGKTDRTDAQDIARYSVRSLDKFKASSMPEVEIQRMKVLFAERDKTVRALKLFESTTEGAAFLPPSIYKSVESQNRKTIAYLRKALRAIDAKIRGVRERNEPLNAQYNLLRSVPGIGDVTATYMIIATGGFKRFGSWRKFACYSGIAPFQYASGSSIRGKTRVNHLADKKMKSLLNMAVLSAVKHDPELKEYYERKKHEGKNPMLVLNNIRCKIVSRAFAVIDRASPYVNLKKFAA; translated from the coding sequence ATGAAAAAATTTTCCACACACGTCGGGATTGATGTATCAAAGTCGACTCTGGATGTTTGCATCCTAAAGGCTGAGGGAATGAGCGTTGTCGGCATGTCGGTTGTTCCAAATACCCAGCAGGGCATACGGAGGGTTTTCCGCGAGCTAAGGCACCTCAACGCTTATGGCGACGACACCCTGTTCTGCTTTGAGAACACGGGGGTCTACTCCGTGCCGCTTTGCCTATGCCTGTCCGAGGCGGGGCTCCCCTACTGGGAGGTTCCCGCCCTGGAGATCAAGAAGTCCAAGGGCATTACCCGGGGCAAAACGGACAGGACTGACGCGCAGGATATTGCACGGTACAGCGTTAGAAGTCTCGATAAGTTTAAGGCCTCCTCCATGCCCGAGGTAGAGATCCAGCGGATGAAGGTGCTATTCGCGGAGCGGGATAAGACGGTACGTGCGCTGAAACTTTTCGAGAGCACCACGGAGGGCGCGGCGTTCCTTCCCCCATCAATCTACAAATCCGTTGAATCCCAGAACCGAAAGACCATTGCGTACCTCCGGAAGGCCCTGAGGGCAATCGATGCTAAAATCCGGGGCGTTCGGGAGCGGAACGAGCCGTTGAACGCACAGTACAACCTGCTAAGAAGCGTTCCGGGTATCGGGGATGTGACCGCAACGTACATGATTATCGCTACCGGTGGCTTTAAGCGGTTCGGAAGCTGGAGGAAATTTGCCTGCTACTCCGGAATAGCCCCCTTCCAGTACGCATCGGGCTCAAGCATAAGGGGCAAAACGCGGGTTAACCATCTCGCGGATAAAAAGATGAAATCGCTGTTGAACATGGCCGTGCTGTCGGCCGTCAAGCACGACCCAGAGCTGAAGGAGTACTACGAACGAAAAAAGCACGAGGGCAAGAACCCCATGCTGGTGCTCAACAACATCCGCTGCAAAATAGTGAGCAGAGCCTTTGCTGTTATAGACAGAGCTTCGCCGTATGTCAATTTAAAAAAATTTGCGGCCTAG
- a CDS encoding S1/P1 nuclease, protein MQRLAHLLLAVLVLVLLSSWGGTGHYIISLEASRSFNTEMQQFADWANYLAGHASDADNRKSSDPTEAPKHYIDIDNYTEFLTNQPMPLSLSEAVSKYGNSFVVDNGILPWATKVTYDSLVIALRNGRIDRAKLLAADLGHYVADGHMPLHLTKNYNGQLTGNTGIHSRYESTMINAHADEFYNSQPREIVLVQNVQQYIFDYIYFNYQYVDSILEADNYARSINPDYSSSAYRDTLWVKTKGFTKRLFAAASQRLAELIYSAWVEAGRPSVTSTAEVNLDRATMYVYPNPTNGQVNVTYSNSGGENYYLEIFDMLGNTLKRYSLNSISSSSGHLTENLNFPSGAYLFRLSNNNISITQRVIVQKND, encoded by the coding sequence ATGCAAAGGTTAGCACATTTATTACTAGCAGTTTTGGTTTTGGTTTTATTGTCGTCGTGGGGTGGAACCGGGCATTACATCATTAGCCTTGAGGCAAGCCGATCGTTCAACACGGAAATGCAACAGTTTGCCGATTGGGCAAACTACCTGGCCGGCCATGCATCGGATGCCGATAACCGTAAAAGTTCCGATCCTACTGAGGCTCCAAAGCATTACATCGATATTGATAACTATACGGAATTTCTTACCAACCAGCCGATGCCCCTGAGTTTGTCCGAAGCTGTTAGCAAGTATGGTAATAGCTTTGTGGTTGACAATGGTATATTGCCCTGGGCAACCAAAGTAACCTACGATTCATTGGTTATTGCTTTACGGAACGGCAGGATTGATAGGGCTAAGCTGCTGGCCGCTGATCTTGGTCACTATGTAGCCGATGGGCATATGCCGCTGCATCTGACCAAAAACTACAATGGTCAGCTTACCGGCAACACCGGAATACACTCCAGGTATGAGTCAACAATGATTAACGCCCATGCCGATGAGTTCTATAATAGTCAGCCCCGTGAGATAGTCTTAGTTCAGAATGTTCAGCAATACATATTTGATTACATCTACTTCAACTATCAGTACGTAGATTCAATACTGGAGGCCGACAACTATGCCAGGAGCATCAATCCCGATTACAGCTCATCGGCATACAGGGATACTCTTTGGGTAAAGACAAAAGGTTTTACAAAAAGGTTATTTGCGGCTGCATCGCAACGATTGGCTGAGCTGATTTACAGCGCATGGGTTGAGGCCGGAAGGCCATCGGTAACAAGCACTGCCGAGGTTAACCTTGATAGGGCTACAATGTATGTTTATCCGAATCCCACCAATGGACAAGTAAATGTCACCTATAGCAATTCGGGCGGTGAAAATTATTACCTGGAGATTTTCGATATGCTTGGCAATACTTTAAAACGATACAGTCTGAATTCAATATCGAGCTCATCGGGTCACCTAACCGAAAACCTGAATTTTCCCTCAGGGGCTTACCTCTTTAGGTTGAGCAACAATAACATTAGCATTACTCAGAGAGTTATAGTCCAAAAAAATGATTGA
- a CDS encoding SIMPL domain-containing protein, producing MKKSDLAIISIGIVVAFGLCGYLIGQSIENFRNGDRTILVKGFAEREVKADLAVWSISCRAASNDLVEGAKRIEQDQKKIIDFLVAKGIGKEEIISREIRVNDRLANEYGGYDNVNFRYVIVKVLQVRSTNVDRVQEVSRLTDELVRAGVVISQNDYSNNLQYYFTKLNDIKPKMLTEATQNAREAAISFASESGVKLGKLKRASQGLFTIVDRDQSLSGGDSFASGNSDIVKRVRVVISVEYSIK from the coding sequence ATGAAAAAATCGGATTTAGCGATAATATCGATCGGAATAGTTGTAGCGTTTGGGCTATGCGGTTATTTAATAGGCCAGTCGATTGAAAACTTTAGGAATGGCGACCGTACCATTCTGGTAAAAGGTTTTGCCGAGCGTGAGGTAAAAGCCGATTTGGCAGTTTGGAGCATAAGCTGCCGTGCGGCCAGCAACGATTTGGTTGAAGGGGCTAAACGTATTGAGCAGGATCAGAAGAAGATCATCGATTTCCTTGTGGCTAAGGGAATTGGCAAGGAAGAGATTATCAGCCGCGAAATTCGAGTTAACGATAGGTTAGCCAATGAGTATGGCGGCTACGACAATGTAAACTTTAGGTATGTGATTGTTAAGGTGCTCCAGGTTCGAAGCACGAATGTGGACAGGGTACAGGAGGTAAGCCGCCTAACCGATGAGCTTGTCCGTGCCGGTGTGGTTATAAGCCAGAACGATTACTCCAATAACCTCCAGTACTACTTTACCAAGCTAAACGATATTAAGCCCAAAATGCTTACTGAGGCTACCCAGAATGCCAGGGAGGCAGCAATCTCCTTTGCCAGTGAGAGTGGAGTTAAGCTTGGCAAACTTAAAAGGGCAAGCCAGGGGCTGTTTACCATTGTCGACAGGGATCAGTCGCTCTCGGGTGGCGATAGCTTTGCCTCAGGTAACAGCGATATTGTAAAAAGGGTTAGGGTAGTAATTAGCGTTGAATACTCAATAAAGTAA
- a CDS encoding proline dehydrogenase family protein yields MFNKMIASMLPYFPKKLVWIFSKRYIAGETIADAIRVSKELNAQGIKVTIDILGEFIKDLGEAERNKMEYLELIDTIQKENIDGNYSLKPTSFGLLIDKEICYNHIREIVAKAASYGNFIRIDMEDSPCTSMEIELYRRLKAEFPKNVGLVFQAYLKRTLKDLQDLMDIHTDEHPNNYRLCKGIYVEPAEIAYKKYEEINQHFLEDLEFLLKNGNYVGIATHDKPIIEGAYKLIEKYNVPKNKYEFQMLYGVTPELRKSIVDRGHTMRVYVPFGKEWFGYSTRRLKENPKMASHIIKALFFRG; encoded by the coding sequence ATGTTCAATAAGATGATTGCATCAATGCTTCCGTACTTTCCCAAGAAGCTGGTGTGGATTTTTTCAAAACGTTACATTGCCGGCGAAACCATTGCCGATGCCATTAGGGTTTCCAAGGAACTGAATGCTCAAGGGATAAAGGTAACCATTGATATTCTGGGTGAATTCATAAAGGATTTAGGTGAGGCCGAACGTAACAAAATGGAGTATCTGGAGCTTATTGATACCATTCAGAAGGAAAACATAGATGGTAACTACTCATTGAAACCCACCTCGTTTGGGCTGTTAATTGATAAGGAGATTTGCTACAACCATATCCGTGAAATTGTTGCTAAGGCTGCGTCGTACGGTAATTTCATCCGTATCGATATGGAGGACTCGCCCTGCACCAGCATGGAGATTGAACTCTACCGTAGGTTAAAAGCCGAGTTCCCCAAAAATGTTGGTTTGGTATTCCAGGCATACCTAAAGCGTACGCTTAAGGATTTGCAGGATTTAATGGATATCCATACCGATGAGCATCCTAACAACTATAGGCTTTGCAAGGGGATTTATGTTGAGCCGGCTGAAATTGCCTACAAGAAATACGAAGAGATTAACCAGCATTTCCTCGAGGATCTTGAATTCCTACTGAAAAACGGCAACTATGTAGGTATTGCTACTCACGATAAACCAATTATTGAGGGAGCGTATAAACTGATTGAGAAGTATAATGTACCCAAGAATAAGTATGAGTTTCAGATGCTTTACGGTGTTACCCCTGAACTCCGGAAATCGATAGTTGATAGGGGGCACACCATGAGGGTTTACGTGCCATTTGGCAAGGAGTGGTTCGGTTACTCAACCCGTCGACTCAAGGAAAATCCCAAAATGGCTAGCCATATCATCAAGGCACTCTTTTTCAGGGGATAA
- a CDS encoding response regulator codes for MSDPVNNAMGLAGKRILIVDDDTVSRIFLRELLVQSGAVLDFVRNGYELQKYIGSNPEPDVILIDVKLPDADGVELAAQLLAKKPGLRVVAETAYAIEGLDEKCRDYGLKGCVYKPINKDELLKLLLKVVE; via the coding sequence ATGTCCGATCCAGTAAATAATGCCATGGGCCTAGCCGGAAAGAGGATTTTGATCGTTGATGACGATACGGTTAGCCGGATATTCCTCAGGGAATTGCTAGTGCAGTCGGGAGCAGTGTTGGATTTTGTCCGGAATGGTTATGAGTTGCAAAAGTATATTGGCTCAAACCCGGAGCCCGATGTTATACTTATTGATGTTAAGCTACCCGATGCCGATGGAGTTGAGCTTGCAGCTCAGCTATTGGCTAAAAAGCCAGGCTTAAGGGTTGTTGCCGAAACCGCCTATGCAATTGAAGGGCTCGATGAAAAGTGTCGTGATTACGGTTTAAAGGGGTGTGTGTACAAGCCAATCAACAAGGATGAGCTTCTAAAACTTTTACTAAAAGTTGTTGAGTAA
- the glyA gene encoding serine hydroxymethyltransferase has translation MKRDTQIFELIEKERQRQMHGIELIASENFVSPQVLEAMGSVLTNKYAEGYPGARYYGGCEVVDQSEQLAIDRLKQLFDAEYANVQPHSGAQANMAVFMAVMKPGDTFLGLDLSHGGHLSHGSHVNFSGMWYKAVSYGVKEDTGRVDYDMMERMAMEHKPKLIVGGASAYSREWDYKRMREIADKVGALLMIDMAHPAGLIAAGLLDNPVKYAHFVTSTTHKTLRGPRGGIILMGKDFPNPWGLTTPKGEVKMMSQILNSSVFPGVQGGPLEHVIAAKAVAFGEALLPEFKEYQTQVKKNAAAMAQAFIDKGYKVVSGGTDNHSMLIDLRTKFPDITGKKVENTLVLADITINKNMVPFDSRSPFQTSGIRVGTPAITTRGLKENHMPVIVDLIDRVISNIDNEKVIAEVRAEVNKLMKDFPLFAW, from the coding sequence ATGAAACGCGATACTCAGATTTTTGAACTGATTGAAAAGGAGCGCCAGCGCCAGATGCATGGCATTGAGCTTATTGCATCGGAAAACTTTGTTAGCCCTCAGGTTCTTGAGGCTATGGGGTCGGTGTTAACCAATAAGTATGCCGAGGGTTATCCCGGTGCACGCTACTACGGTGGTTGCGAGGTGGTTGACCAGTCGGAACAGCTAGCCATTGACAGGCTAAAACAGCTATTTGATGCCGAGTATGCCAACGTTCAGCCTCACTCGGGGGCGCAGGCAAACATGGCCGTTTTCATGGCCGTGATGAAACCTGGCGACACCTTCCTGGGACTCGACCTTTCGCATGGCGGTCACCTCTCCCACGGTTCGCACGTTAACTTTTCAGGGATGTGGTACAAGGCGGTATCGTACGGTGTAAAGGAAGATACCGGTAGGGTTGACTACGACATGATGGAACGCATGGCCATGGAGCATAAGCCAAAGCTTATAGTTGGTGGAGCCTCGGCTTACTCCCGTGAGTGGGACTACAAGCGTATGCGCGAGATTGCAGATAAGGTTGGCGCATTGCTAATGATTGACATGGCCCACCCAGCAGGTCTAATTGCTGCCGGTTTGCTCGATAATCCTGTGAAATACGCTCACTTTGTTACATCTACCACTCACAAAACTCTCCGCGGCCCCCGCGGTGGTATCATACTGATGGGTAAGGATTTCCCCAATCCATGGGGGTTAACCACTCCTAAGGGTGAGGTGAAAATGATGTCGCAGATACTAAACTCCAGTGTTTTCCCCGGTGTTCAGGGTGGCCCTCTTGAGCATGTTATTGCAGCAAAAGCAGTAGCTTTTGGCGAAGCCCTTCTACCTGAGTTCAAGGAGTATCAAACCCAGGTGAAAAAGAATGCTGCCGCTATGGCGCAAGCCTTTATTGATAAAGGCTACAAGGTGGTTTCGGGTGGAACCGATAACCACTCTATGCTTATCGATCTGCGTACAAAATTCCCCGATATTACCGGTAAAAAGGTGGAAAACACGCTGGTGCTAGCCGATATCACCATAAATAAAAATATGGTTCCTTTCGATAGCCGTTCCCCATTCCAAACCTCGGGTATCCGTGTTGGTACTCCTGCCATTACCACCCGTGGTTTAAAGGAAAACCACATGCCAGTTATTGTGGATCTGATTGACAGGGTAATATCCAATATTGATAACGAGAAAGTTATTGCCGAGGTAAGGGCTGAGGTAAACAAGCTAATGAAGGATTTCCCACTCTTTGCCTGGTAA
- a CDS encoding sulfite exporter TauE/SafE family protein: MDFWLYVLVIFVGAAAGFINTLAGSGSLLTLPVLIFLGLPANVANGTNRIGIFMQSIAAVGGFKKKKVFEWSEGIWLTLPAAIGALIGSMVAVDIDELLMNRIIGVLLVFMFVLLLVKPERWLNPSSPNSNIRLTPLRFVVFMAIGFYGGFIQAGVGYFLLAGLVLGAGVDLVKANAIKVLITFVFTVLALGVFIYNNQVDYLIGITMGVGNMLGAWVATHVAVKKGSVFIRWFLLVCVFAFALKLLLF; encoded by the coding sequence ATGGATTTTTGGCTTTATGTCCTTGTGATTTTTGTTGGGGCAGCAGCAGGATTTATCAATACCTTGGCAGGAAGTGGGTCGTTGCTTACTCTACCCGTACTCATTTTTCTTGGCTTGCCAGCCAATGTAGCCAATGGCACTAACCGAATTGGGATTTTTATGCAGAGCATTGCTGCTGTTGGCGGGTTTAAGAAAAAGAAGGTTTTTGAATGGAGCGAGGGTATTTGGCTTACCTTACCTGCAGCTATTGGTGCTTTGATTGGTTCAATGGTGGCGGTTGATATCGATGAACTCCTAATGAACCGTATAATTGGTGTACTTTTGGTGTTTATGTTTGTTTTATTACTCGTTAAACCAGAGCGATGGCTCAACCCATCAAGCCCCAATTCTAACATCCGTTTAACTCCCTTACGGTTTGTAGTATTCATGGCTATTGGCTTCTATGGAGGTTTTATTCAGGCCGGTGTAGGTTACTTTTTACTGGCCGGGTTAGTTCTTGGAGCAGGCGTGGATTTGGTTAAGGCTAACGCCATAAAGGTGTTGATTACTTTCGTATTTACCGTGTTGGCTTTAGGAGTGTTTATATACAATAATCAGGTAGATTACCTGATTGGCATTACCATGGGGGTAGGAAATATGTTAGGGGCTTGGGTTGCAACCCATGTGGCTGTTAAGAAGGGCTCCGTGTTTATTCGTTGGTTTTTGCTGGTGTGCGTGTTCGCTTTTGCCTTAAAATTGCTTCTATTCTAG
- a CDS encoding TonB family protein: MTKTEYRVRGIVGTILFHSLLVFLLIVFGFSTPLPLPAERGILINFGNSDDGSGIEEPRVQEASSMPQQAQASKPAEESPLTQTHEEAPSLPTPKKESTKKEQTKSKTETTTPQPTQNTQTTQTNTEEIPKVNQKALFPGHKTSGSTTGEGETGKPGNQGGLEGSPESANRTGTTGGGGDAERGIIANLQGRTAQSLPKPEYPSQKEGRVVVEVTVDNRGNVTKAVAGVRGSTTLDNQLLRAAEKAALNAKFNVDPNAPASQIGTITYIFKLQ; encoded by the coding sequence ATGACAAAAACCGAATATAGAGTAAGAGGAATAGTGGGAACAATCCTGTTCCATTCACTTCTTGTATTCCTATTGATAGTATTCGGTTTTAGTACCCCGTTGCCATTGCCGGCCGAGAGGGGCATCCTAATAAACTTTGGTAATTCCGACGATGGTAGTGGAATTGAAGAACCTCGTGTTCAGGAAGCATCGTCAATGCCCCAACAGGCACAGGCAAGCAAACCCGCTGAGGAATCGCCATTAACCCAAACCCACGAGGAGGCGCCATCGCTTCCTACCCCAAAGAAGGAATCGACCAAAAAGGAGCAAACTAAAAGTAAAACCGAAACCACTACTCCCCAACCCACCCAGAACACCCAAACCACCCAAACAAATACTGAAGAAATCCCAAAGGTAAATCAAAAGGCTCTTTTCCCTGGTCATAAAACCTCCGGTAGCACTACCGGTGAGGGTGAAACCGGTAAGCCCGGCAACCAGGGTGGACTTGAAGGATCACCTGAATCTGCCAACCGTACCGGAACTACAGGCGGAGGTGGCGATGCTGAAAGGGGCATTATTGCAAACCTTCAGGGCAGAACCGCCCAAAGCCTTCCAAAACCGGAGTACCCATCGCAAAAGGAAGGACGTGTTGTGGTTGAGGTTACTGTTGATAACCGAGGAAACGTAACAAAGGCTGTTGCAGGGGTTAGGGGTTCAACTACGCTCGACAATCAGCTACTGCGTGCCGCTGAAAAGGCAGCCCTTAATGCCAAGTTCAATGTTGATCCCAATGCTCCTGCTTCGCAAATTGGGACAATAACTTACATTTTTAAACTTCAGTAA
- a CDS encoding ExbD/TolR family protein: MALKRRVKVEPSFSMSSMTDIVFLLLIFFMVSSTLIHPNALKLLLPQSNSQVSAKPITSVSITADRNFYLETVPVTLGQLEYLLQQKMKGQDDPTIALHVDRSVPMEEVVKVMNIAKDNKYKLILATQPLQKR; this comes from the coding sequence ATGGCACTCAAACGAAGAGTAAAGGTTGAACCGAGCTTTAGCATGTCGTCCATGACCGATATAGTATTCCTTTTACTTATCTTTTTCATGGTATCGTCAACCCTTATTCACCCCAATGCGCTAAAGCTTTTGCTACCCCAAAGTAATAGCCAGGTATCGGCAAAGCCCATAACCTCGGTTTCCATTACTGCCGATAGAAATTTTTACCTGGAAACGGTTCCCGTTACCCTCGGGCAACTGGAATACCTTTTGCAGCAAAAGATGAAAGGACAGGACGATCCTACCATTGCACTACACGTTGATAGAAGCGTACCCATGGAGGAGGTGGTTAAGGTTATGAATATTGCCAAGGATAACAAGTACAAGCTTATTCTGGCAACCCAACCATTACAGAAAAGGTAG
- a CDS encoding MotA/TolQ/ExbB proton channel family protein gives MNTMLSMFVLLQTPAGVNPGTQGEISLSFLELALKGGWIMIPIFLLSVAAVYIFFERYFAIRKASVTDVNFMNRIREYIHEDKIDAAIALCRSQNTPVARMIEKGIQRIGRPLPDVNAAIENVGNLEISKLEESLPFLATIAGGAPMLGFLGTVLGMIRAFYDMSMAGNNIDVGLLSNGIYTAMVTTVAGLIVGIFAYFGYNYLVARIEKVVFNLEANTNEFMDLLYEPVS, from the coding sequence ATGAATACGATGCTATCCATGTTTGTTCTTCTTCAAACTCCGGCCGGTGTTAATCCCGGAACGCAAGGTGAAATATCTTTAAGTTTTCTAGAACTTGCCCTTAAAGGCGGATGGATAATGATTCCGATATTTTTACTATCGGTAGCAGCCGTTTACATCTTTTTTGAGCGCTATTTTGCCATTCGAAAAGCCTCAGTTACCGATGTCAATTTCATGAACCGTATCAGGGAGTATATACATGAGGATAAAATAGATGCTGCTATTGCCCTTTGCCGGTCGCAAAACACACCGGTAGCCCGCATGATTGAGAAGGGAATACAGCGCATTGGTCGCCCGCTGCCCGATGTAAATGCAGCCATAGAAAATGTTGGGAACCTGGAAATTTCAAAGCTCGAGGAGAGTTTGCCATTCCTGGCAACCATTGCTGGTGGCGCCCCCATGTTAGGATTCCTAGGAACTGTTCTAGGTATGATCCGTGCCTTTTACGATATGTCCATGGCTGGAAATAACATCGATGTGGGCTTGCTCTCAAACGGTATCTACACCGCCATGGTGACAACCGTAGCCGGTTTAATTGTTGGTATTTTTGCATACTTTGGATACAACTACCTGGTAGCCCGTATCGAAAAGGTTGTTTTCAACCTTGAGGCCAACACCAACGAGTTTATGGATTTACTCTACGAACCTGTTTCGTAA